The following is a genomic window from Parabacteroides johnsonii DSM 18315.
CACCATAAATTACAATTATATCAACGGATTAGGCGACCGTGGAAAAATGACCGGCGAATGGCTGGCTCACTGCCAAGCCTGTTCCACTCCTGAATTTGCCTGTGTATTCAACCGTGCCGGCATCAAATACGACATTCTGACCGGTTACCTCGAAGAACCATACGTATGGAACGAAATCAAAAACTGGATCGATGCGGCAAGGGCCGTACAAGGGATGCGCAACAACCAGATGGGTATTCTCGGACACTATTATTGCGGTATGCTGGACGTTTACACCGACATTACCCGGCAATCCTTCACTTTCGGCACTCACATAGAACTTATCGAAATGTGCGAACTCAAAGCTTACCGGGATGCTGTAACGAAAGATGAACTAACAGCAAAACGTCTGGAATTTTCTATGAAGTTTAAAGTCGATCCGCATTGTGAAGAATACGAATTGGATTGCGCAGCCCGTACTTCTATCGCACTCGATAAACTGGTCGAATCCCATAACCTCGGTTCAATGGCCTACTACTACGAAGGCTGGAAAGGAAACGATTATGAAAATATCGTGACTTCCGTAATAGCCGGCAATACCCTACTTACGGGACGTGGCATCCCGGTAGCAGGCGAATGCGAAGTAAAGAATGTACAAGCCATGAAGCTCCTTTCTCTTTTAGATGCTGGAGGTTCATTCTCTGAGCCGTATGCTATGGACTTCAATGATGATGTTGTTTTATGGGGACATGACGGGCCTGCCCATTTCGCCATTGCTGAGGGAAAGGTCAGCCTTGTACCGTTACCCATATATCATGGCAAACCAGGCAAAGGATTATCCATTCAGATGCGCGTCAAGCAAGGACCTGTCACTTTTCTATCCGTATGTGAAAATAATGATGGTGTATTTCTACTTGTCGCAGAGGGAGAATCAACCAACGGATCCACCCTGCACATAGGAAATACGAACAGCCGTTACAGGTTCAGTTGCGGAGCCCGAACTTTTATGAACCGATGGAGTAAGGCGGGTCCTTCACACCACTGTGCAATCGGTATCGGACATGTTGCAGATAAACTAAAAAAGATAGCTTTCCTATTAGACATACCTATTATCCAGATTTGTTAAAAAACAAGAAAAAGAGAGAGGCTCTTTAAAAAGAGTCAAAACACCTCTATCACGATCTTTTAGACACGGATTACACGGATAAATTTTTTATTTCCGTGTAATCCGTGCTTAAATTATGGCTATTAGTATGCAGGATTTTGTTTCGACATACCTCTCAGATAGACACCCTATGCGACATAAGAGAGACCTTCTCTTTTATGGTGAGAGATCCCCCAGATAAACACCAGTAGTCGTTTTATTTTCCAGTAATAATCCTTCGTATCTCGCTCAGCTTGTTCAGGGCTTCCAGTGGTGTCAGATTATTGACATCCAAATTTTTGATCTCATCCCGCACCTGACTGAGTACCGGATCGTCCAATTGGAAAAAGCTGAGTTGATAGCCATCTGCCGATGAAGCGATTCCTTTTACAGGCTTGCTTTTAATGCCGCCTTTGCGCTTTTCCGTAGCAATCCCCTCCTGACGGTTTTCCGTTTCCAGCTGTTTCAGGATCTCATTGGAACGCTTTACGATGCTTTTCGGCATACCAGCCATCTTGGCCACATGGATACCGAAACTGTGCTCACTTCCTCCGGGAACCAATTTGCGCAAGAAAATCACTTTATTATTGACCTCCTTCACCGAAACATTATAGTTCTTGATACGCTTGAAAGAGGTTTCCATCTCATTCAGTTCATGGTAATGCGTAGCAAACAGCGTCTTCGCACGGGCATTGGGATGTT
Proteins encoded in this region:
- a CDS encoding L-fucose/L-arabinose isomerase family protein encodes the protein MNTTKKEVKVGLIGVGLNTYWNQFEGLLSRLTDYQRMIKERMSGLQATVIDGGIVDSPEKATRTAEVLKSEDIEILFIFISTYALSSTILPIAQRIKIPVILLNIQPVATINYNYINGLGDRGKMTGEWLAHCQACSTPEFACVFNRAGIKYDILTGYLEEPYVWNEIKNWIDAARAVQGMRNNQMGILGHYYCGMLDVYTDITRQSFTFGTHIELIEMCELKAYRDAVTKDELTAKRLEFSMKFKVDPHCEEYELDCAARTSIALDKLVESHNLGSMAYYYEGWKGNDYENIVTSVIAGNTLLTGRGIPVAGECEVKNVQAMKLLSLLDAGGSFSEPYAMDFNDDVVLWGHDGPAHFAIAEGKVSLVPLPIYHGKPGKGLSIQMRVKQGPVTFLSVCENNDGVFLLVAEGESTNGSTLHIGNTNSRYRFSCGARTFMNRWSKAGPSHHCAIGIGHVADKLKKIAFLLDIPIIQIC